Genomic segment of Leptospiraceae bacterium:
TTGATTCTGAACCTTCTCGAGGTGAAGTTCTTCAATGAGTTCATCCGTTTTCTTTTTGATGTAGTTTCGATCCTTCGTCCACATTTCTAATACAGCTTCAATGTTTTCCCGAACTGTAAGTTTTCTAAAGATTGATGGTTCCTGCGCTAAATAGCCAATGCCTTCTCGAGCTCTTTTATACATGGGAAGGTCTGTTATATCTTGTTCGTTGATATAAACACGTCCCGAGTCAGGTTTGATCAACCCAACCACCATATAAAAGGTAGTGGTTTTTCCGGCACCATTGGGACCAAGAAGTCCTACAATCTCTCTTTGTTGAATAAAGAAAGAGACTTCATCGACCACTTTTCTTCGATGATAAATTTTCACTAATTTTTCCATTCGTAAGATTTTTTCGTTTTCAATCCCCATAGTTCAATCAATCTTTATTTTTAATTCCCTTTCAAACTTGATTTCATCTTTATATACATAAATCACTTTGGATTGAAGTTCAGAGTCTTTTCTTTTTAAGATGGGATTTCCTAACATGATGAGTTTTTCTTCTTCTTCGTGATACTCAGCAAACTCCGAAAAAGCCTCTTCTTCTTTTCGTTTAAAGTGAACGTTCCCTTTGGCAACAAGACGTTTTTTTTCGATGTCGTATTCTATCTCTTGAGCATGTAATTCATCTTTGATGGTTTTCATGTCTTCTTCGTAGCGAATTAGTTTGGGTTTATTTCGAAGCATCAAGAGTTTCTTTTCCAAATCATAAAGCATATAGTTTGCTTCTAAAGAAAAACGTTCTTTTTTGTCTTCGATCAAAACTCTTTTTTGGGACTCGATCCTCTGGATGTTTCTTCCGTATAAAAGAAATTCTTCACCCAACAAAGACTTGGTTTTAGAAACCATTCGTACGTTTCCTTGAATGATTCCTTGTGGTTGATTTTCTTTTGACTTTAAAAAATACTCAATGGCATCTGCCTGAATGAGCATGATTTCTTTTTCTTCTTCTGAGTTTTCTTGTTTTTGATTTTTTTCGTTTGGTTTTTTTTCTGTTTGAGGAGTTTCTAATTTCGTAAGACCAAAAGGATTTTTATCAATAATGATTTTTTGTTCTTCGCTCAAAAAACGAATCTCATCCGAAGTAAAATAAAAATCTTCAGAAATCAACACTGGCTTTTCCCGAATAAAAAATGTTTTCTGATCATCATAATAAACTCCTTCTCCACTAAATAACACCCAATCATCCCCATAAAAATATACATATTCTTTGAATCGGATTGTCTTTTCTGCAAAATTTCGATAGATTTCTTTTGTGGCAACTTTGATGGTTTCTTTTCCACTTTTTAGCTCTAAGTAGGGAGATTGAGAAATACTCACGTACTCTTCATTTCGGTTATAAACACCTTTCGAAGCATATAAGTATATGCCTTGTTCTTTTTCGGATACCACCAATCTTCCTTCAATCACTGCATTTTGATCGGGATCGATTGTGATGATGGGTGCTTGGATGATGGCTTTTTCGTGCTGGATAGTGGCATTGCCTTTTAATTGAAGTTCATAATCTTCTTTGCCTTTCCATTGGATTTTTCTTCGTATCAGTTCCTCAGCATAATAATTTGTGATCACAAGTTTTCGTTTCTTGGTGGGTTCTTTTTTTTGTATCCAATTTCTGGGATCTCTTTCATCAAGAGTATCAAAACTCAAAGGAGCATAAGAATAGTCATTTTTTTTCCATTGGAGCTCTGGAAGCATCCTACAAGAACCTAAACTCCACGACAC
This window contains:
- the lptB gene encoding LPS export ABC transporter ATP-binding protein: MEKLVKIYHRRKVVDEVSFFIQQREIVGLLGPNGAGKTTTFYMVVGLIKPDSGRVYINEQDITDLPMYKRAREGIGYLAQEPSIFRKLTVRENIEAVLEMWTKDRNYIKKKTDELIEELHLEKVQNQKGYTLSGGERRRCEIARALSTNPNFILLDEPFAGVDPLAVKDIQNLIFHLKERGLGILITDHNVRETLKITDRSYILYAGQILKSGKPQELINDPQIKAIYLGEDFTL
- a CDS encoding LptA/OstA family protein, which codes for MKVYFIFLLVFVSWSLGSCRMLPELQWKKNDYSYAPLSFDTLDERDPRNWIQKKEPTKKRKLVITNYYAEELIRRKIQWKGKEDYELQLKGNATIQHEKAIIQAPIITIDPDQNAVIEGRLVVSEKEQGIYLYASKGVYNRNEEYVSISQSPYLELKSGKETIKVATKEIYRNFAEKTIRFKEYVYFYGDDWVLFSGEGVYYDDQKTFFIREKPVLISEDFYFTSDEIRFLSEEQKIIIDKNPFGLTKLETPQTEKKPNEKNQKQENSEEEKEIMLIQADAIEYFLKSKENQPQGIIQGNVRMVSKTKSLLGEEFLLYGRNIQRIESQKRVLIEDKKERFSLEANYMLYDLEKKLLMLRNKPKLIRYEEDMKTIKDELHAQEIEYDIEKKRLVAKGNVHFKRKEEEAFSEFAEYHEEEEKLIMLGNPILKRKDSELQSKVIYVYKDEIKFERELKIKID